The Canis lupus familiaris isolate Mischka breed German Shepherd chromosome X, alternate assembly UU_Cfam_GSD_1.0, whole genome shotgun sequence genome has a segment encoding these proteins:
- the ZNF630 gene encoding zinc finger protein 630 isoform X1: MLSPFVQAGSQARLEKELWGPESRARELVTYEDVAVDFTQEEWQHLDPAQKTLHRDVMLEIYSHLVSVGCSGIKPGIIFKLEHEEDPWIKKSELSRWIHSDREESFDSSQQVISEELLFQKEIMETSPKDNSLYSLLKVWHIDGQIDRYQGNQDRVLKQITVISRETVAREKGPKCNTFGKIFGGCIDLDPSCKKLHDFDSCEKSLESNLDSLTCSRSYARKNPIEIFGCGTSPSYSDSCSVPEKIYTGMKPCGHSQCEKVVNHKQVHIQYKKGQAGKKPNVCSECGKGFIKKSQLIIHQRIHTGEKPYVCGDCGKAFSEKSHLIVHQRIHTGEKPYECTECGRTFSQKSPFIVHQRVHTGEKPYECFECQKAFSQKSHLIIHQRVHAREKPFECSECGKAFCEKSHLFIHQITHTGERPYECTECGKTFPRKTQLIIHRRTHTGEKPYKCSECGKTFCQQSHLIGHQRIHTGEKPYVCTDCGKAFSQKSHLTGHQRLHTGEKPYICTECGKAFSQKSPLVIHQRIHTGEKPYECRDCGKTFSQKSPLIIHQRIHTGEKPYECMECGRAFSLKSHLIIHQRAHAGEKPYECSECGKVFWEKSPLVVHQRAHTREKPSESAEYGMAFSRKSQMITYERTHMREKPSKCSECGKVFCQHIHLTRQQNPHRRETSSMY, encoded by the exons GAACTAGTGACATATGAGGATGTGGCTGTAGACTTCACCCAGGAAGAGTGGCAGCACCTGGACCCTGCTCAGAAGACCCTACATAGAGATGTGATGCTGGAGATCTACAGCCACCTGGTCTCTGTGG GGTGTTCTGGTATAAAACCAGGTATAATCTTCAAGTTGGAACATGAAGAGGACCCATGGATCAAAAAGAGTGAGTTGTCAAGGTGGATTCACTCAG acaGGGAGGAAAGCTTTGACTCTTCCCAGCAGGTCATTTCTGAAGAACTTTTGTTTCAAAAGGAGATAATGGAAACATCCCCAAAGGATAATTCATTGTACTCTCTCTTAAAAGTCTGGCATATTGATggtcagatagatagatatcaagGAAACCAAGACAGAGTTTTGAAGCAGATCACAGTCATTAGCCGTGAAACAGTGGCCAGGGAGAAAGGCCCCAAGTGTAATACGTTTGGAAAAATTTTTGGTGGCTGCATAGACCTTGATCCTTCATGTAAAAAACTCCATGATTTTGATTCATGTGAAAAGAGCTTGGAATCTAATTTAGACTCGCTGACATGCAGTAGGAGCTATGCAAGAAAGAACCCCATTGAGATATTTGGATGTGGGACATCACCTAGCTATAGTGATTCCTGTTCTGTGCCTGAGAAAATTTACACGGGCATGAAACCCTGTGGACATAGTCAATGTGAAAAAGTCGTCAATCATAAACAAGTCCATATTCAGTATAAGAAAGGTCAAGCAGGTAAGAAACCCAATGTTTGTAGTGAGTGTGGGAAAGGCTTTATTAAGAAGTCACAGCTTATTATACATcaaagaattcatactggagagaaaccctatgtgTGTGGAGATTGTGGAAAAGCCTTCAGCGAGAAATCACACCTCATTGTGCATCAGAGGATtcatactggggagaaaccttatgaatgtactGAGTGTGGGAGGACTTTCTCCCAGAAGTCACCCTTCATCGTTCATCAGAGagtccacactggagagaaaccctatgaatgtttTGAGTGTCAAAAAGCCTTCTCTCAGAAGTCACACCTCATTATACATCAGCGAGTTCATGCTAGAGAGAAGCCCTTtgaatgcagtgaatgtggaaaagccttctgTGAGAAGTCTCACCTTTTTATACACCAGATAACTCATACTGGGGAGAGACCCTATGAATGTACCGAATGTGGGAAAACCTTCCCTCGGAAAACACAACTCATCATCCATCGAAGAAcacatactggagagaaaccctataagTGTAGTGAATGTGGAAAAACCTTTTGCCAGCAGTCTCACCTCATAGGGCATCAAAGAAtccatacaggagagaaaccttatgTATGTACTGACTGTGGAAAAGCCTTTTCCCAAAAGTCACACCTTACTGGACATCAAAGGcttcatacaggagagaaaccttataTATGTAcagaatgtggaaaagccttctcTCAGAAATCACCTCTTGTTATACACCAGAGAATTCATACAGGGGAAAAACCCTATGAGTGTAGGGACTGTGGCAAAACCTTCTCCCAGAAATCGCCCCTCATTattcatcagagaattcatacagggGAGAAACCCTATGAGTGTATGGAATGTGGAAGGGCCTTTTCCCTGAAATCACACCTCATTATACATCAGAGAGCTCATgctggagagaaaccatatgaatgTAGTGAGTGTGGAAAGGTCTTCTGGGAGAAGTCTCCACTAGTTGTACATCAAAGAGCTCATACAAGGGAGAAACCCTCTGAATCTGCTGAATACGGGATGGCCTTTTCTCGGAAATCACAGATGATCACATATGAGAGAACACACATGAGGGAGAAACCCTCcaaatgcagtgaatgtgggaaggTATTCTGCCAGCATATACACCTCACTAGACAACAGAATCCACATAGGAGAGAAACCTCCTCTATGTACTGA
- the ZNF630 gene encoding zinc finger protein 630 isoform X3: MTESQELVTYEDVAVDFTQEEWQHLDPAQKTLHRDVMLEIYSHLVSVGCSGIKPGIIFKLEHEEDPWIKKSELSRWIHSDREESFDSSQQVISEELLFQKEIMETSPKDNSLYSLLKVWHIDGQIDRYQGNQDRVLKQITVISRETVAREKGPKCNTFGKIFGGCIDLDPSCKKLHDFDSCEKSLESNLDSLTCSRSYARKNPIEIFGCGTSPSYSDSCSVPEKIYTGMKPCGHSQCEKVVNHKQVHIQYKKGQAGKKPNVCSECGKGFIKKSQLIIHQRIHTGEKPYVCGDCGKAFSEKSHLIVHQRIHTGEKPYECTECGRTFSQKSPFIVHQRVHTGEKPYECFECQKAFSQKSHLIIHQRVHAREKPFECSECGKAFCEKSHLFIHQITHTGERPYECTECGKTFPRKTQLIIHRRTHTGEKPYKCSECGKTFCQQSHLIGHQRIHTGEKPYVCTDCGKAFSQKSHLTGHQRLHTGEKPYICTECGKAFSQKSPLVIHQRIHTGEKPYECRDCGKTFSQKSPLIIHQRIHTGEKPYECMECGRAFSLKSHLIIHQRAHAGEKPYECSECGKVFWEKSPLVVHQRAHTREKPSESAEYGMAFSRKSQMITYERTHMREKPSKCSECGKVFCQHIHLTRQQNPHRRETSSMY; encoded by the exons atgacTGAGTCCCAG GAACTAGTGACATATGAGGATGTGGCTGTAGACTTCACCCAGGAAGAGTGGCAGCACCTGGACCCTGCTCAGAAGACCCTACATAGAGATGTGATGCTGGAGATCTACAGCCACCTGGTCTCTGTGG GGTGTTCTGGTATAAAACCAGGTATAATCTTCAAGTTGGAACATGAAGAGGACCCATGGATCAAAAAGAGTGAGTTGTCAAGGTGGATTCACTCAG acaGGGAGGAAAGCTTTGACTCTTCCCAGCAGGTCATTTCTGAAGAACTTTTGTTTCAAAAGGAGATAATGGAAACATCCCCAAAGGATAATTCATTGTACTCTCTCTTAAAAGTCTGGCATATTGATggtcagatagatagatatcaagGAAACCAAGACAGAGTTTTGAAGCAGATCACAGTCATTAGCCGTGAAACAGTGGCCAGGGAGAAAGGCCCCAAGTGTAATACGTTTGGAAAAATTTTTGGTGGCTGCATAGACCTTGATCCTTCATGTAAAAAACTCCATGATTTTGATTCATGTGAAAAGAGCTTGGAATCTAATTTAGACTCGCTGACATGCAGTAGGAGCTATGCAAGAAAGAACCCCATTGAGATATTTGGATGTGGGACATCACCTAGCTATAGTGATTCCTGTTCTGTGCCTGAGAAAATTTACACGGGCATGAAACCCTGTGGACATAGTCAATGTGAAAAAGTCGTCAATCATAAACAAGTCCATATTCAGTATAAGAAAGGTCAAGCAGGTAAGAAACCCAATGTTTGTAGTGAGTGTGGGAAAGGCTTTATTAAGAAGTCACAGCTTATTATACATcaaagaattcatactggagagaaaccctatgtgTGTGGAGATTGTGGAAAAGCCTTCAGCGAGAAATCACACCTCATTGTGCATCAGAGGATtcatactggggagaaaccttatgaatgtactGAGTGTGGGAGGACTTTCTCCCAGAAGTCACCCTTCATCGTTCATCAGAGagtccacactggagagaaaccctatgaatgtttTGAGTGTCAAAAAGCCTTCTCTCAGAAGTCACACCTCATTATACATCAGCGAGTTCATGCTAGAGAGAAGCCCTTtgaatgcagtgaatgtggaaaagccttctgTGAGAAGTCTCACCTTTTTATACACCAGATAACTCATACTGGGGAGAGACCCTATGAATGTACCGAATGTGGGAAAACCTTCCCTCGGAAAACACAACTCATCATCCATCGAAGAAcacatactggagagaaaccctataagTGTAGTGAATGTGGAAAAACCTTTTGCCAGCAGTCTCACCTCATAGGGCATCAAAGAAtccatacaggagagaaaccttatgTATGTACTGACTGTGGAAAAGCCTTTTCCCAAAAGTCACACCTTACTGGACATCAAAGGcttcatacaggagagaaaccttataTATGTAcagaatgtggaaaagccttctcTCAGAAATCACCTCTTGTTATACACCAGAGAATTCATACAGGGGAAAAACCCTATGAGTGTAGGGACTGTGGCAAAACCTTCTCCCAGAAATCGCCCCTCATTattcatcagagaattcatacagggGAGAAACCCTATGAGTGTATGGAATGTGGAAGGGCCTTTTCCCTGAAATCACACCTCATTATACATCAGAGAGCTCATgctggagagaaaccatatgaatgTAGTGAGTGTGGAAAGGTCTTCTGGGAGAAGTCTCCACTAGTTGTACATCAAAGAGCTCATACAAGGGAGAAACCCTCTGAATCTGCTGAATACGGGATGGCCTTTTCTCGGAAATCACAGATGATCACATATGAGAGAACACACATGAGGGAGAAACCCTCcaaatgcagtgaatgtgggaaggTATTCTGCCAGCATATACACCTCACTAGACAACAGAATCCACATAGGAGAGAAACCTCCTCTATGTACTGA
- the ZNF630 gene encoding zinc finger protein 630 isoform X2, with protein MLSPFVQAGSQARLEKELWGPESRARELVTYEDVAVDFTQEEWQHLDPAQKTLHRDVMLEIYSHLVSVGCSGIKPGIIFKLEHEEDPWIKKNREESFDSSQQVISEELLFQKEIMETSPKDNSLYSLLKVWHIDGQIDRYQGNQDRVLKQITVISRETVAREKGPKCNTFGKIFGGCIDLDPSCKKLHDFDSCEKSLESNLDSLTCSRSYARKNPIEIFGCGTSPSYSDSCSVPEKIYTGMKPCGHSQCEKVVNHKQVHIQYKKGQAGKKPNVCSECGKGFIKKSQLIIHQRIHTGEKPYVCGDCGKAFSEKSHLIVHQRIHTGEKPYECTECGRTFSQKSPFIVHQRVHTGEKPYECFECQKAFSQKSHLIIHQRVHAREKPFECSECGKAFCEKSHLFIHQITHTGERPYECTECGKTFPRKTQLIIHRRTHTGEKPYKCSECGKTFCQQSHLIGHQRIHTGEKPYVCTDCGKAFSQKSHLTGHQRLHTGEKPYICTECGKAFSQKSPLVIHQRIHTGEKPYECRDCGKTFSQKSPLIIHQRIHTGEKPYECMECGRAFSLKSHLIIHQRAHAGEKPYECSECGKVFWEKSPLVVHQRAHTREKPSESAEYGMAFSRKSQMITYERTHMREKPSKCSECGKVFCQHIHLTRQQNPHRRETSSMY; from the exons GAACTAGTGACATATGAGGATGTGGCTGTAGACTTCACCCAGGAAGAGTGGCAGCACCTGGACCCTGCTCAGAAGACCCTACATAGAGATGTGATGCTGGAGATCTACAGCCACCTGGTCTCTGTGG GGTGTTCTGGTATAAAACCAGGTATAATCTTCAAGTTGGAACATGAAGAGGACCCATGGATCAAAAAGA acaGGGAGGAAAGCTTTGACTCTTCCCAGCAGGTCATTTCTGAAGAACTTTTGTTTCAAAAGGAGATAATGGAAACATCCCCAAAGGATAATTCATTGTACTCTCTCTTAAAAGTCTGGCATATTGATggtcagatagatagatatcaagGAAACCAAGACAGAGTTTTGAAGCAGATCACAGTCATTAGCCGTGAAACAGTGGCCAGGGAGAAAGGCCCCAAGTGTAATACGTTTGGAAAAATTTTTGGTGGCTGCATAGACCTTGATCCTTCATGTAAAAAACTCCATGATTTTGATTCATGTGAAAAGAGCTTGGAATCTAATTTAGACTCGCTGACATGCAGTAGGAGCTATGCAAGAAAGAACCCCATTGAGATATTTGGATGTGGGACATCACCTAGCTATAGTGATTCCTGTTCTGTGCCTGAGAAAATTTACACGGGCATGAAACCCTGTGGACATAGTCAATGTGAAAAAGTCGTCAATCATAAACAAGTCCATATTCAGTATAAGAAAGGTCAAGCAGGTAAGAAACCCAATGTTTGTAGTGAGTGTGGGAAAGGCTTTATTAAGAAGTCACAGCTTATTATACATcaaagaattcatactggagagaaaccctatgtgTGTGGAGATTGTGGAAAAGCCTTCAGCGAGAAATCACACCTCATTGTGCATCAGAGGATtcatactggggagaaaccttatgaatgtactGAGTGTGGGAGGACTTTCTCCCAGAAGTCACCCTTCATCGTTCATCAGAGagtccacactggagagaaaccctatgaatgtttTGAGTGTCAAAAAGCCTTCTCTCAGAAGTCACACCTCATTATACATCAGCGAGTTCATGCTAGAGAGAAGCCCTTtgaatgcagtgaatgtggaaaagccttctgTGAGAAGTCTCACCTTTTTATACACCAGATAACTCATACTGGGGAGAGACCCTATGAATGTACCGAATGTGGGAAAACCTTCCCTCGGAAAACACAACTCATCATCCATCGAAGAAcacatactggagagaaaccctataagTGTAGTGAATGTGGAAAAACCTTTTGCCAGCAGTCTCACCTCATAGGGCATCAAAGAAtccatacaggagagaaaccttatgTATGTACTGACTGTGGAAAAGCCTTTTCCCAAAAGTCACACCTTACTGGACATCAAAGGcttcatacaggagagaaaccttataTATGTAcagaatgtggaaaagccttctcTCAGAAATCACCTCTTGTTATACACCAGAGAATTCATACAGGGGAAAAACCCTATGAGTGTAGGGACTGTGGCAAAACCTTCTCCCAGAAATCGCCCCTCATTattcatcagagaattcatacagggGAGAAACCCTATGAGTGTATGGAATGTGGAAGGGCCTTTTCCCTGAAATCACACCTCATTATACATCAGAGAGCTCATgctggagagaaaccatatgaatgTAGTGAGTGTGGAAAGGTCTTCTGGGAGAAGTCTCCACTAGTTGTACATCAAAGAGCTCATACAAGGGAGAAACCCTCTGAATCTGCTGAATACGGGATGGCCTTTTCTCGGAAATCACAGATGATCACATATGAGAGAACACACATGAGGGAGAAACCCTCcaaatgcagtgaatgtgggaaggTATTCTGCCAGCATATACACCTCACTAGACAACAGAATCCACATAGGAGAGAAACCTCCTCTATGTACTGA